In Zingiber officinale cultivar Zhangliang chromosome 1A, Zo_v1.1, whole genome shotgun sequence, a genomic segment contains:
- the LOC122031872 gene encoding nuclear pore complex protein NUP214-like isoform X3 — MRDSRTIKDFKWQKKSQKSYVVLASDGLLCYGRIKEPLKAAMENIDAVDWSADGDFIAVAKKSSVSIFSSDFKEKICMSLFVQSWSDAECESVRVDSVEWIHDDSIITGSIRVNADGSEEGYMVQVISSGAKKFTESSCNPVVISFPCLFEGILDDVLPAGAGPYLLLSYLDRWGLLLTSNKKNIDQHVVLVKDTMDEYYRREVSWLEFQNDKYKPSIGLQENGEDNLILGFGIDKISLYEKVEVQVDTEFKELSPYCILFCLTCEGKLAMFHVARISDTSDLPQPSIPPMDVPLEDELFSNTSKIKNGTDDLIPIDRSKQISYESASFPEGDELKDGGNKNLPEFPRVNTQLGKGDERGGVSFHRQSIGYPQQTTQLSTNLSSKNGPDSVIDRTSTAAETVSSSRTQVQVPLLVGNMSSETAATKKNEAKGLVKGVGQVAVPTSSFQSGGFFSSRSINTNSSSLASGTIFSDSGDKLPSGLGQTPVSSRSSISFNLPSVSAPILKGTGGPPSMILSSSKDARSEAQTTFLNKSSNAEAAAATSFSSQESSGIGKITFSKQQPSFSNLRTSKQLQMSDSEPELVKQYNNVKEMARELDNMLELIEQEGGFRDACTIFQQSAVLVLEEGLKNLSETLKIRKRYAEDALMEVQNLQRKMLQVSAKQVYMADIVKQASSTQYWDMWSRQKLSPEVEQKQQNIRKAHQNLTNQLIQLEKHFNNVEISKFGGSDTISAGQRAFHSNLRQSRHSQSLHSVCNTLNSQLAAAEQLSERLRKQMDLLKLNDTSTRRTGVARELLESIGLAGEDITLKSPIGKNPFHTPDSMKRISFIDTSSEGRLTRASTSALSNIEPGTTRRRRESLEKSRTCFEPSKTVVKRMTQQESVKIDVGNPFQTAKKEFDSKLEMYAIIQQKATGNSSSSTDSISKVQPEGYAVSKDVYVKPSKQASNLPTSSVFKWANEPSGIPQTLVSKPYPVEDGKKIVIPTSVTSPQKSSLYGSGSSQIPELISRPMEGLPKSTMTSTPSLFNRTSNVPKESIVPMKSVSPLPTVPNLQMEAPKPVTTSLNLVSDLSATKSTSTVEKEQGNKQSDPKPSGEGWTLKLPGSILQSAASPQKSSALSTKSNAFYFSTMSTSTSSDVGQRNHTEKTTNNEQFSVSAPNLQTKMVASQIPSSTFALSAPSASGSSAFTMPSLPTFGGSSPFQAKTVGETRLAHSASVSTSTSAQFTSSSQSQPLGSKTDPPLTASEGFQFSLSQPIEVNSKSEPTIPQASSHDQATSKIEPLTSQVPANMGLTGSSMTKEVSSVPMVGNLIPASTTRTEEGSAVEHLAITKATESNNQLDANSIQEEEMEEEVSDASNELNLGALSGFGLGPSSFSSTPKPNPFGSNFLVGNASTVGSAPALTTQPGQLFRPPSFSLPTAKNVSPSLSGSPTGISSGITNVYSGFGKPSQIGAAQPALGSVLSSNTNALSGFGQPSQIGAAQQALGSVLGTFGESRQLGPGGFGGGFANVGTSGGASSGFSGNIAGGGFAALASQGGGFAGATGGGFAAAGFGTGGFAGASAGGFAAAASSTSGFAAAASSGSGGFAGAGTGGGFTSLNPTIGGFGGAASQGSGFGGTSFGGGFGAFNSTQGGAFSAFGGSGSTGTGRPPAELFTQMRR, encoded by the exons ATGAGAGATTCTCGCACAATCAAGGACTTCAAATGgcaaaaaaaatctcaaaaatctTATGTTGTTCTTGCAAGCGATGGTTTACTTTGTTATGGTCGCATAAAAGAGCCCCTGAAGGCTGCCATGGAAAATATTGATGCAG TTGATTGGAGCGCAGATGGCGATTTCATTGCTGTTGCAAAAAAGAGTAGTGTAAGCATATTTTCATctgattttaaagagaaaatttgCATGTCCCTATTCGTCCAATCATGGTCAGATGCTGAATGTGAGAGCGTAAGAG TGGATTCTGTTGAATGGATACATGATGATAGTATCATTACTGGAAGCATTAGAGTCAATGCAGATGGGAGCGAGGAGGGTTACATGGTTCAGGTGATCAGCAGTGGGGCAAAAAAATTTACCGAG AGTTCTTGTAATCCAGTGGTCATTTCCTTTCCTTGTTTATTTGAAGGTATTTTGGATGATGTTTTGCCAGCTGGAGCTGGACCCTATTTGCTCTTGAGCTATTTGGATCGTTG GGGGCTTCTTCTCACTTCAAATAAAAAGAACATTGATCAGCATGTTGTTCTGGTAAAGGATACAATGGATGAGTACTATCGGAGGGAGGTGTCATGGCTTGAGTTTCAAAATGACAAGTATAAACCTTCTATTGGTCTACAAG AAAATGGTGAAGACAATCTGATATTGGGGTTTGGTATCGATAAGATTTCCCTATATGAGAAAGTTGAAGTACAGGTTGACACAGAATTTAAAGAACTATCACCATATTGCATCCTTTTTTGTCTTACGTGTGAAGGGAAGCTTGCCATGTTCCATGTTGCAAG AATTTCAGATACTTCTGATCTTCCTCAACCCTCCATTCCTCCAATGGATGTGCCACTGGAGGATGAGTTATTTTCAAACACTTCCAAAATCAAGAATGGTACAGATGATCTAATACCAATTGACAGgtcaaaacagatttcttatgaAAGCGCTTCTTTTCCTGAAG GTGATGAATTGAAAGATGGAGGAAACAAAAATTTACCTGAGTTTCCTAGAGTCAACACCCAACTTGGTAAGGGGGATGAAAGAGGTGGCGTTTCATTTCATAGGCAATCCATAGGTTACCCTCAACAGACAACCCAGCTTTCCACAAACTTGTCTTCAAAAAATGGACCTGACTCAGTCATTGATAGAACATCTACAGCAGCAGAAACTGTTTCTTCCTCGAGAACCCAAGTGCAAGTTCCTCTCCTTGTTGGTAACATGTCGAGCGAAACTGCTGCGACCAAGAAAAATGAAGCAAAAGGTTTGGTCAAAGGTGTAGGTCAGGTTGCAGTTCCTACATCCAGTTTTCAAAGTGGTGGTTTTTTCAGTTCGAGAAGTATCAACACAAATTCTTCATCATTGGCTTCAGGCACAATTTTCAGTGATTCCGGCGACAAGTTACCGTCAGGACTGGGACAAACACCCGTTTCTTCTCGAAGTAGCATTTCATTTAATCTTCCATCAGTCAGTGCTCCCATTTTAAAAGGAACTGGAGGACCGCCATCTATGATACTCTCTTCAAGCAAAGATGCTCGCAGTGAAGCGCAGACAACTTTTCTGAATAAATCATCTAATGCTGAAGCAGCTGCTGCCACCTCCTTTTCATCACAAGAAAGTTCTGGAATAGGCAAAATTACATTTTCTAAGCAACAACCTTCCTTTTCCAATTTAAGAACTTCAAAGCAATTGCAGATGTCGGATTCTGAACCAGAGCTGGTGAAACAATATAATAAT GTGAAAGAGATGGCCAGGGAACTTGATAATATGTTGGAGCTGATTGAACAAGAAGGGGGATTTCGGGATGCTTGCACTATCTTTCAGCAAAGTGCAGTTCTAGTGCTTGAGGAAGGTCTGAAAAATCTATCAGAGACATTAAAGATACGCAAG AGATATGCAGAGGACGCACTCATGGAAGTTCAAAATCTTCAGAGAAAGATGCTACAAG TTTCAGCTAAGCAAGTTTACATGGCGGATATAGTTAAACAAGCTTCTAGTACCCAGTATTGGGATATGTGGAGCCGTCAGAAGTTGAGTCCTGAGGTTGAACAAAAGCAGCAAAATATCCGGAAGGCACACCAG aatttgacaAACCAGCTTATACAATTGGAGAAACATTTCAATAATGTTGAGATTAGCAAATTTGGTGGAAGTGATACAATTTCTGCTGGCCAAAGAGCTTTTCACAGTAACCTGAGACAATCAAG GCATAGTCAATCTTTGCATAGTGTTTGTAACACATTAAACTCACAGTTAGCAGCAGCCGAGCAGCTATCTGAACGTCTTAGAAAGCAGATGGATTTGCTTAAGCTAAATGATACTTCAACTAGAAGAACTGGTGTAGCAAGGGAATTGTTAGAATCAATTGGTCTTGCTGGTGAAGACATCACTTTGAAATCTCCAATTGGCAAAAATCCTTTTCATACTCCAGATTCTATGAAGAGAATTTCCTTCATTGATACTTCTAGTGAGGGACGTCTCACGAGAGCTTCAACAAGTGCTTTATCAAACATTGAGCCAGGaactacaagaaggagaagagaatcTCTGGAAAAA AGCCGGACTTGCTTTGAGCCTTCAAAGACGGTTGTGAAAAGAATGACTCAACAAGAAAGTGTCAAAATTGATGTTGGCAATCCCTTCCAGACAGCTAAGAAAGAATTTGATTCTAAACTTGAGATGTATGCCATAATCCAGCAGAAAGCCACTGGAAACTCGTCGTCTTCAACTGATTCCATCAGTAAGGTTCAGCCAGAAGGTTACGCTGTGAGCAAAG ATGTTTATGTGAAACCCTCTAAGCAGGCCTCTAATTTGCCAACTAGTTCTGTTTTTAAATGGGCCAACGAACCATCTGGAATACCACAAACATTAGTGTCAAAGCCTTATCCTGTTGAAGATGGAAAGAAAATTGTTATTCCAACATCAGTCACATCACCtcaaaaatcttctctttatggATCTGGGTCATCACAAATTCCAGAGTTGATATCTCGTCCTATGGAAGGGTTACCTAAAAGCACTATGACATCAACTCCATCTTTATTTAATCGCACTTCAAATGTTCCAAAGGAGAGTATTGTACCAATGAAATCTGTTTCACCACTTCCAACAGTGCCTAATCTCCAGATGGAAGCACCTAAACCTGTGACAACATCTTTAAATCTTGTAAGTGATTTATCAGCTACCAAGAGTACATCAACAGTGGAGAAAGAACAAGGAAACAAACAATCAGATCCCAAGCCTTCCGGGGAAGGCTGGACTTTAAAATTACCAGGAAGCATTCTGCAGTCTGCAGCCTCTCCACAAAAGTCTTCTGCACTATCAACCAAGAGTAATGCATTTTATTTCTCTACAATGTCAACTTCTACATCTTCTGATGTAGGACAAAGGAATCATACAGAGAAAACAACAAACAATGAGCAATTCAGTGTATCTGCACCTAACTTGCAGACCAAGATGGTAGCTTCACAGATTCCATCATCAACATTTGCATTGTCAGCTCCTTCAGCATCAGGTTCTTCTGCATTCACTATGCCTTCCTTACCAACATTTGGAGGATCATCTCCATTCCAGGCTAAAACAGTAGGAGAAACTCGTTTAGCTCATTCAGCATCAGTGTCTACCTCAACTTCTGCTCAGTTTACTTCCTCTTCCCAATCCCAACCATTGGGTTCAAAAACTGATCCTCCATTAACAGCAAGTGAAGGTTTCCAATTTTCACTATCACAACCAATTGAGGTCAATTCAAAATCAGAACCAACCATACCACAAGCTAGCTCACATGACCAGGCTACATCAAAAATTGAACCACTAACATCGCAAGTTCCTGCAAATATGGGTTTGACTGGATCAAGTATGACAAAAGAAGTGAGCTCTGTTCCAATGGTTGGTAATTTGATTCCAGCTTCAACTACTCGAACTGAGGAAGGATCTGCTGTTGAACATCTTGCAATCACCAAAGCAACAGAAAGCAACAATCAATTGGATGCTAActcaatccaagaagaggaaatggAAGAGGAGGTTTCTGATGCAAGTAATGAACTCAACTTGGGAGCCCTTAGTGGATTTGGACTTGGACCATCTTCTTTTTCAAGCACTCCCAAGCCTAACCCATTTGGCAGCAATTTTCTTGTTGGCAATGCAAGCACTGTGGGCTCTGCGCCAGCACTGACAACTCAACCGGGTCAGCTTTTCCGGCCTCCATCTTTTAGCCTCCCAACAGCTAAAAATGTATCACCATCACTATCAGGTAGCCCAACTGGGATATCAAGTGGTATTACAAATGTGTATAGTGGCTTTGGGAAACCATCACAAATTGGTGCAGCACAGCCGGCACTTGGATCAGTATTGAGTAGTAATACTAATGCATTAAGTGGTTTTGGGCAACCATCACAAATTGGTGCAGCACAGCAGGCTCTTGGATCAGTTCTTGGTACTTTTGGAGAATCACGACAGCTAGGTCCTGGTGGATTTGGTGGTGGGTTCGCAAATGTAGGTACAAGTGGTGGAGCTTCAAGTGGATTTTCTGGAAATATTGCCGGAGGTGGTTTTGCAGCTCTTGCTTCTCAAGGAGGCGGCTTTGCTGGTGCTACTGGAGGAGGTTTTGCTGCTGCTGGTTTTGGTACCGGTGGATTTGCTGGTGCTTCTGCAGGAGGTTTTGCTGCTGCCGCCTCCAGTACTAGTGGATTTGCTGCTGCTGCCTCTAGTGGCAGTGGTGGTTTTGCTGGTGCAGGTACTGGAGGAGGATTCACTAGCTTAAATCCTACAATAGGTGGTTTTGGTGGTGCCGCTTCTCAAGGCAGTGGTTTTGGAGGAACTAGTTTTGGTG GTGGATTTGGAGCTTTTAACAGTACTCAGGGAGGTGCTTTCTCTGCGTTTGGAGGAAGTGGCTCCACTGGAACAGGAAGGCCACCAGCCGAACTGTTCACTCAGATGAGGAGATGA
- the LOC122031872 gene encoding nuclear pore complex protein NUP214-like isoform X4: MDEYYRREVSWLEFQNDKYKPSIGLQENGEDNLILGFGIDKISLYEKVEVQVDTEFKELSPYCILFCLTCEGKLAMFHVARISDTSDLPQPSIPPMDVPLEDELFSNTSKIKNGTDDLIPIDRSKQISYESASFPEGDELKDGGNKNLPEFPRVNTQLGKGDERGGVSFHRQSIGYPQQTTQLSTNLSSKNGPDSVIDRTSTAAETVSSSRTQVQVPLLVGNMSSETAATKKNEAKGLVKGVGQVAVPTSSFQSGGFFSSRSINTNSSSLASGTIFSDSGDKLPSGLGQTPVSSRSSISFNLPSVSAPILKGTGGPPSMILSSSKDARSEAQTTFLNKSSNAEAAAATSFSSQESSGIGKITFSKQQPSFSNLRTSKQLQMSDSEPELVKQYNNVKEMARELDNMLELIEQEGGFRDACTIFQQSAVLVLEEGLKNLSETLKIRKRYAEDALMEVQNLQRKMLQVSAKQVYMADIVKQASSTQYWDMWSRQKLSPEVEQKQQNIRKAHQNLTNQLIQLEKHFNNVEISKFGGSDTISAGQRAFHSNLRQSRHSQSLHSVCNTLNSQLAAAEQLSERLRKQMDLLKLNDTSTRRTGVARELLESIGLAGEDITLKSPIGKNPFHTPDSMKRISFIDTSSEGRLTRASTSALSNIEPGTTRRRRESLEKSRTCFEPSKTVVKRMTQQESVKIDVGNPFQTAKKEFDSKLEMYAIIQQKATGNSSSSTDSISKVQPEGYAVSKDVYVKPSKQASNLPTSSVFKWANEPSGIPQTLVSKPYPVEDGKKIVIPTSVTSPQKSSLYGSGSSQIPELISRPMEGLPKSTMTSTPSLFNRTSNVPKESIVPMKSVSPLPTVPNLQMEAPKPVTTSLNLVSDLSATKSTSTVEKEQGNKQSDPKPSGEGWTLKLPGSILQSAASPQKSSALSTKSNAFYFSTMSTSTSSDVGQRNHTEKTTNNEQFSVSAPNLQTKMVASQIPSSTFALSAPSASGSSAFTMPSLPTFGGSSPFQAKTVGETRLAHSASVSTSTSAQFTSSSQSQPLGSKTDPPLTASEGFQFSLSQPIEVNSKSEPTIPQASSHDQATSKIEPLTSQVPANMGLTGSSMTKEVSSVPMVGNLIPASTTRTEEGSAVEHLAITKATESNNQLDANSIQEEEMEEEVSDASNELNLGALSGFGLGPSSFSSTPKPNPFGSNFLVGNASTVGSAPALTTQPGQLFRPPSFSLPTAKNVSPSLSGSPTGISSGITNVYSGFGKPSQIGAAQPALGSVLSSNTNALSGFGQPSQIGAAQQALGSVLGTFGESRQLGPGGFGGGFANVGTSGGASSGFSGNIAGGGFAALASQGGGFAGATGGGFAAAGFGTGGFAGASAGGFAAAASSTSGFAAAASSGSGGFAGAGTGGGFTSLNPTIGGFGGAASQGSGFGGTSFGGGFGAFNSTQGGAFSAFGGSGSTGTGRPPAELFTQMRR; this comes from the exons ATGGATGAGTACTATCGGAGGGAGGTGTCATGGCTTGAGTTTCAAAATGACAAGTATAAACCTTCTATTGGTCTACAAG AAAATGGTGAAGACAATCTGATATTGGGGTTTGGTATCGATAAGATTTCCCTATATGAGAAAGTTGAAGTACAGGTTGACACAGAATTTAAAGAACTATCACCATATTGCATCCTTTTTTGTCTTACGTGTGAAGGGAAGCTTGCCATGTTCCATGTTGCAAG AATTTCAGATACTTCTGATCTTCCTCAACCCTCCATTCCTCCAATGGATGTGCCACTGGAGGATGAGTTATTTTCAAACACTTCCAAAATCAAGAATGGTACAGATGATCTAATACCAATTGACAGgtcaaaacagatttcttatgaAAGCGCTTCTTTTCCTGAAG GTGATGAATTGAAAGATGGAGGAAACAAAAATTTACCTGAGTTTCCTAGAGTCAACACCCAACTTGGTAAGGGGGATGAAAGAGGTGGCGTTTCATTTCATAGGCAATCCATAGGTTACCCTCAACAGACAACCCAGCTTTCCACAAACTTGTCTTCAAAAAATGGACCTGACTCAGTCATTGATAGAACATCTACAGCAGCAGAAACTGTTTCTTCCTCGAGAACCCAAGTGCAAGTTCCTCTCCTTGTTGGTAACATGTCGAGCGAAACTGCTGCGACCAAGAAAAATGAAGCAAAAGGTTTGGTCAAAGGTGTAGGTCAGGTTGCAGTTCCTACATCCAGTTTTCAAAGTGGTGGTTTTTTCAGTTCGAGAAGTATCAACACAAATTCTTCATCATTGGCTTCAGGCACAATTTTCAGTGATTCCGGCGACAAGTTACCGTCAGGACTGGGACAAACACCCGTTTCTTCTCGAAGTAGCATTTCATTTAATCTTCCATCAGTCAGTGCTCCCATTTTAAAAGGAACTGGAGGACCGCCATCTATGATACTCTCTTCAAGCAAAGATGCTCGCAGTGAAGCGCAGACAACTTTTCTGAATAAATCATCTAATGCTGAAGCAGCTGCTGCCACCTCCTTTTCATCACAAGAAAGTTCTGGAATAGGCAAAATTACATTTTCTAAGCAACAACCTTCCTTTTCCAATTTAAGAACTTCAAAGCAATTGCAGATGTCGGATTCTGAACCAGAGCTGGTGAAACAATATAATAAT GTGAAAGAGATGGCCAGGGAACTTGATAATATGTTGGAGCTGATTGAACAAGAAGGGGGATTTCGGGATGCTTGCACTATCTTTCAGCAAAGTGCAGTTCTAGTGCTTGAGGAAGGTCTGAAAAATCTATCAGAGACATTAAAGATACGCAAG AGATATGCAGAGGACGCACTCATGGAAGTTCAAAATCTTCAGAGAAAGATGCTACAAG TTTCAGCTAAGCAAGTTTACATGGCGGATATAGTTAAACAAGCTTCTAGTACCCAGTATTGGGATATGTGGAGCCGTCAGAAGTTGAGTCCTGAGGTTGAACAAAAGCAGCAAAATATCCGGAAGGCACACCAG aatttgacaAACCAGCTTATACAATTGGAGAAACATTTCAATAATGTTGAGATTAGCAAATTTGGTGGAAGTGATACAATTTCTGCTGGCCAAAGAGCTTTTCACAGTAACCTGAGACAATCAAG GCATAGTCAATCTTTGCATAGTGTTTGTAACACATTAAACTCACAGTTAGCAGCAGCCGAGCAGCTATCTGAACGTCTTAGAAAGCAGATGGATTTGCTTAAGCTAAATGATACTTCAACTAGAAGAACTGGTGTAGCAAGGGAATTGTTAGAATCAATTGGTCTTGCTGGTGAAGACATCACTTTGAAATCTCCAATTGGCAAAAATCCTTTTCATACTCCAGATTCTATGAAGAGAATTTCCTTCATTGATACTTCTAGTGAGGGACGTCTCACGAGAGCTTCAACAAGTGCTTTATCAAACATTGAGCCAGGaactacaagaaggagaagagaatcTCTGGAAAAA AGCCGGACTTGCTTTGAGCCTTCAAAGACGGTTGTGAAAAGAATGACTCAACAAGAAAGTGTCAAAATTGATGTTGGCAATCCCTTCCAGACAGCTAAGAAAGAATTTGATTCTAAACTTGAGATGTATGCCATAATCCAGCAGAAAGCCACTGGAAACTCGTCGTCTTCAACTGATTCCATCAGTAAGGTTCAGCCAGAAGGTTACGCTGTGAGCAAAG ATGTTTATGTGAAACCCTCTAAGCAGGCCTCTAATTTGCCAACTAGTTCTGTTTTTAAATGGGCCAACGAACCATCTGGAATACCACAAACATTAGTGTCAAAGCCTTATCCTGTTGAAGATGGAAAGAAAATTGTTATTCCAACATCAGTCACATCACCtcaaaaatcttctctttatggATCTGGGTCATCACAAATTCCAGAGTTGATATCTCGTCCTATGGAAGGGTTACCTAAAAGCACTATGACATCAACTCCATCTTTATTTAATCGCACTTCAAATGTTCCAAAGGAGAGTATTGTACCAATGAAATCTGTTTCACCACTTCCAACAGTGCCTAATCTCCAGATGGAAGCACCTAAACCTGTGACAACATCTTTAAATCTTGTAAGTGATTTATCAGCTACCAAGAGTACATCAACAGTGGAGAAAGAACAAGGAAACAAACAATCAGATCCCAAGCCTTCCGGGGAAGGCTGGACTTTAAAATTACCAGGAAGCATTCTGCAGTCTGCAGCCTCTCCACAAAAGTCTTCTGCACTATCAACCAAGAGTAATGCATTTTATTTCTCTACAATGTCAACTTCTACATCTTCTGATGTAGGACAAAGGAATCATACAGAGAAAACAACAAACAATGAGCAATTCAGTGTATCTGCACCTAACTTGCAGACCAAGATGGTAGCTTCACAGATTCCATCATCAACATTTGCATTGTCAGCTCCTTCAGCATCAGGTTCTTCTGCATTCACTATGCCTTCCTTACCAACATTTGGAGGATCATCTCCATTCCAGGCTAAAACAGTAGGAGAAACTCGTTTAGCTCATTCAGCATCAGTGTCTACCTCAACTTCTGCTCAGTTTACTTCCTCTTCCCAATCCCAACCATTGGGTTCAAAAACTGATCCTCCATTAACAGCAAGTGAAGGTTTCCAATTTTCACTATCACAACCAATTGAGGTCAATTCAAAATCAGAACCAACCATACCACAAGCTAGCTCACATGACCAGGCTACATCAAAAATTGAACCACTAACATCGCAAGTTCCTGCAAATATGGGTTTGACTGGATCAAGTATGACAAAAGAAGTGAGCTCTGTTCCAATGGTTGGTAATTTGATTCCAGCTTCAACTACTCGAACTGAGGAAGGATCTGCTGTTGAACATCTTGCAATCACCAAAGCAACAGAAAGCAACAATCAATTGGATGCTAActcaatccaagaagaggaaatggAAGAGGAGGTTTCTGATGCAAGTAATGAACTCAACTTGGGAGCCCTTAGTGGATTTGGACTTGGACCATCTTCTTTTTCAAGCACTCCCAAGCCTAACCCATTTGGCAGCAATTTTCTTGTTGGCAATGCAAGCACTGTGGGCTCTGCGCCAGCACTGACAACTCAACCGGGTCAGCTTTTCCGGCCTCCATCTTTTAGCCTCCCAACAGCTAAAAATGTATCACCATCACTATCAGGTAGCCCAACTGGGATATCAAGTGGTATTACAAATGTGTATAGTGGCTTTGGGAAACCATCACAAATTGGTGCAGCACAGCCGGCACTTGGATCAGTATTGAGTAGTAATACTAATGCATTAAGTGGTTTTGGGCAACCATCACAAATTGGTGCAGCACAGCAGGCTCTTGGATCAGTTCTTGGTACTTTTGGAGAATCACGACAGCTAGGTCCTGGTGGATTTGGTGGTGGGTTCGCAAATGTAGGTACAAGTGGTGGAGCTTCAAGTGGATTTTCTGGAAATATTGCCGGAGGTGGTTTTGCAGCTCTTGCTTCTCAAGGAGGCGGCTTTGCTGGTGCTACTGGAGGAGGTTTTGCTGCTGCTGGTTTTGGTACCGGTGGATTTGCTGGTGCTTCTGCAGGAGGTTTTGCTGCTGCCGCCTCCAGTACTAGTGGATTTGCTGCTGCTGCCTCTAGTGGCAGTGGTGGTTTTGCTGGTGCAGGTACTGGAGGAGGATTCACTAGCTTAAATCCTACAATAGGTGGTTTTGGTGGTGCCGCTTCTCAAGGCAGTGGTTTTGGAGGAACTAGTTTTGGTG GTGGATTTGGAGCTTTTAACAGTACTCAGGGAGGTGCTTTCTCTGCGTTTGGAGGAAGTGGCTCCACTGGAACAGGAAGGCCACCAGCCGAACTGTTCACTCAGATGAGGAGATGA